One region of Thermoflexus sp. genomic DNA includes:
- a CDS encoding nucleotidyl transferase AbiEii/AbiGii toxin family protein — protein sequence MLKAFFARPFAHQFVLTGGTALAAFYLFHRISEDLDLFTPNPGDMQDVERGISDIAHQEGLAVALERRSPFFCRVFLFEAEGSSPLKVDLAYDPGPWFGSPVEREGIQVDSLENIAANKVTALMSRGELRDFIDLYFVLKDTGWTFDHLLTLARQKDPGLKEFYLAGFIHQQLKRMRALPPLYRPLDLEDFRRFYADLAETLMRRSRPDVYGG from the coding sequence GTGCTTAAAGCGTTCTTCGCCAGGCCCTTTGCTCACCAGTTCGTGCTCACTGGAGGGACCGCGCTGGCTGCCTTTTACCTGTTCCATCGAATCAGTGAGGATCTGGACCTGTTCACGCCGAACCCAGGGGACATGCAGGACGTGGAGCGTGGGATAAGCGACATCGCCCATCAGGAAGGGCTGGCGGTGGCGCTCGAACGACGCTCCCCTTTTTTCTGTCGTGTCTTCCTGTTCGAAGCGGAGGGCTCCTCACCCTTGAAGGTGGATCTCGCCTATGATCCTGGACCCTGGTTCGGCTCCCCGGTGGAGCGGGAAGGAATACAGGTGGATTCCCTGGAAAACATTGCGGCCAACAAGGTAACCGCTCTGATGAGCCGTGGCGAGCTGCGGGATTTCATCGATCTTTACTTCGTTTTGAAGGATACGGGTTGGACTTTCGATCATCTGCTGACCCTGGCGCGTCAGAAGGATCCGGGACTGAAGGAGTTCTATCTGGCGGGTTTCATTCATCAGCAGTTGAAGCGGATGCGGGCCCTTCCGCCTTTATACCGGCCTCTGGATCTGGAGGACTTCCGACGGTTCTATGCGGACCTGGCGGAGACATTGATGCGTCGCTCCAGGCCGGACGTCTATGGGGGCTGA